From one Plasmodium malariae genome assembly, chromosome: 12 genomic stretch:
- the PmUG01_12070600 gene encoding pyruvate dehydrogenase E1 component subunit beta, putative: MQREGNMKIRGIYFFLLGLWIFSVCDCKRDIGDLLNFIGRKKAFSMGKRKDTKFYMEGNRTKVVIGEEKEFALNDDNYIRELKNVKVKRNISEALHMATYEEMKRDKNVYVLGEDVGLYGGSYKVTKNLAHFFGFARVLDTPICENSFMGLGIGSSINGLRPIIEGMNLSFLILAFNQISNNACMLRYMCDGQFNIPIVIRGPGGVGKQLGPEHSQRIESYLMSIPGIKIVSCSTPFNARGLLKSSIRDNNPILFLEHVLLYNIEDDIPLLPYTLPIDKAEVVKTGIHLTILCYGITRHIAMEAAKELSTINIDVEVIDLISLKPFDMETIEYSLKKTNKCLILDESAGFGGIGAELYTQIVEKFSSYLKRKPVRLCTKDVPIAYSNKFEDACIVKKEDVVYMATYMHS; this comes from the coding sequence ATGCAAAGAGAGGGGAACATGAAAATCAGAgggatatatttttttctcctcgGTTTATGGATTTTTTCGGTGTGTGATTGTAAAAGGGATATAGGGGACttgttaaattttattgGTAGAAAAAAGGCGTTTAGTAtgggaaaaagaaaagatacGAAATTTTATATGGAGGGAAATAGAACAAAGGTAGTAATAGGCGAAGAAAAGGAATTTGCATTAAATgatgataattatataagagaattgaaaaatgtaaaagtaaaaagaaatataagcGAAGCTTTACATATGGCTACATATGAAGAGATGAAGAGAGACAagaatgtatatgtattagGTGAAGATGTCGGGTTATATGGAGGTTCCTATAAAGTTACAAAAAATCTAGCTCATTTTTTTGGTTTTGCAAGAGTATTAGATACTCCAATATGTGAAAATTCTTTTATGGGTTTAGGTATAGGATCATCTATAAATGGACTAAGACCAATAATTGAAGGAATGAATTTATCCTTTTTGATATTAGCATTTAATCAAATATCTAATAATGCATGTATGTTGAGATATATGTGTGATGGGCAATTTAATATACCTATTGTTATTAGAGGACCTGGAGGGGTTGGAAAACAATTGGGACCTGAGCATTCGCAAAGAATAGAATCATATTTAATGAGTATACCAGGAATAAAAATTGTATCTTGTTCTACACCTTTTAATGCTAGAGGATTATTAAAATCGTCTATTAGAGATAATAAccctatattatttttagagcatgttttattatataatatagagGATGATATTCCTCTTTTACCATATACATTACCTATTGATAAAGCAGAAGTAGTTAAAACAGGTATACATCTTACTATTTTATGTTATGGTATTACAAGACACATTGCAATGGAAGCAGCGAAAGAACTAAGTACAATTAACATTGATGTAGAAGTAATAGACTTAATTTCATTAAAGCCTTTTGATATGGAAACTATAGAATATTCtcttaaaaaaacaaataaatgctTAATTTTGGATGAGTCTGCAGGATTTGGGGGTATAGGAGCTGAATTGTATACACAAATTGTAGAAAAATTTTCTTCCTACTTAAAAAGAAAACCTGTTCGCCTATGCACCAAAGATGTACCTATTGCTTATTCTAATAAATTTGAAGACGCCTGTATAGTAAAAAAGGAGGATGTGGTATATATGGCCACCTACATGCATTCCTAA